One segment of Cydia fagiglandana chromosome 12, ilCydFagi1.1, whole genome shotgun sequence DNA contains the following:
- the LOC134669583 gene encoding uncharacterized protein LOC134669583: protein MAPIRVSPTAVIMVRSGNGSYVKARALLDSGAGCSVVKKSFVERFKVHQQFTGNNIFGVGDIKVNVPGTIAKLVFKPRGKTVPIISVVATVMYRVTGNIPYYDTEIRTHLDSSKLELADPALDKSQDVDIILGTDVLNYIYTGSKILTNIPGVEAYGTCFGHVLMGATWNYPSSLTTPTAGTSVEDYGIHATRLEDVLERFWRVEQPPEERPQHPEHLECERLYTSTTQRLDNGQFMVRLPLRADRPKLGESRALAMRRLISLEARLAKNPVFAEKYKEFMRDYEALGHMSKSDFNFESEHYVIPHHGIFKKGSEKIRVVYNAAANSSTGVSLNQCLHSGKPLQNDITQILLNFRRHQVVFTTDIRMMFRQTWIHPSDRRYQLILWREDPSQDVQMDYSGMSHCPILKTFNGMNSFKIYIT, encoded by the exons ATGGCGCCAATTCGTGTCTCTCCTACAGCTGTGATCATGGTCAGATCAGGCAATGGGTCTTATGTTAAAGCTAGGGCTTTGCTTGACTCGGGAGCGGGGTGCTCCGTAGTGAAGAAATCATTTGTAGAAAGATTCAAAGTACACCAACAGTTTACTgggaataatatttttggagTAGGTGACATAAAGGTAAATGTGCCAGGCACGATTGCTAAGCTTGTATTCAAACCACGCGGGAAAACAGTGCCTATCATCAGTGTAGTAGCTACAGTCATGTACAGGGTTACGGGAAACATACCTTATTATGATACTGAGATCAGGACTCATTTGGATTCATCAAAACTTGAATTAGCTGACCCTGCCTTGGATAAATCGCAGGATGTGGACATCATTCTAGGAACGGATGTGCTCAATTATATATACACTGGTTCAAAGATACTCACTAACATTCCAGGTGTTGAGGCGTACGGCACCTGCTTCGGTCACGTGCTGATGGGGGCAACTTGGAATTACCCATCATCATTAACAACACCGACCGCCGGGACATCAGTAGAGGACTACGGCATCCATGCTACTCGGCTCGAGGACGTCCTAGAAAGGTTTTGGAGAGTGGAGCAGCCCCCCGAGGAGCGGCCGCAACACCCAGAACACCTCGAATGTGAAAGGTTGTATACCTCCACTACTCAACGTTTAGATAATGGCCAATTCATGGTGCGGTTGCCGCTGCGGGCAGACCGACCCAAGCTGGGCGAGTCTAGGGCTCTAGCCATGCGTAGACTGATTTCGTTGGAGGCCAGGCTGGCCAAAAATCCAGTATTTGCTGAAAAATATAAGGAATTCATGAGGGACTATGAGGCACTTGGTCATATGTCCAAATCAGACTTTAATTTCGAGAGCGAACACTATGTAATACCCCACCACGGAATTTTCAAAAAGGGATCCGAAAAGATCCGCGTCGTATATAACGCTGCAGCTAACTCAAGCACCGGAGTATCGCTCAATCAATGCCTTCACTCAGGCAAACCGCTTCAAAatgatatcactcaaatattgttaaatttcaGACGTCATCAAGTTGTCTTCACGACCGACATCAGAATGATGTTCCGGCAAACGTGGATACACCCCAGCGATAGGCGCTATCAGCTGATTCTGTGGCGCGAGGATCCGTCGCAGGATGTACAG ATGGATTACAGTGGGATGAGCCACTGTCCCATACTCAAGACCTTCAATGGAATGAACTCATTCAAGATCTACATCACTTGA